The window atctctaaccggattaatcaccaccctttgagtgagacgcgataaccggccaaccccggtacgccagccgcgacctagatcctaacagaatCCCTTTCATCCATCGATACTGTGATCGATGAAAGTAGAACTCTTTCTCCTCTCATGTCTAAAGAGAagttaaatactatatattgTAAGAAACCTAAGAATAATGATCTTGTTGAATTATATTCTCTTACAAGAAGTAGATTTCgaattttttagtaaaaattatcTTTCATTTTACTCTGACCTAAATTTTGAAACCATACACTTCTTAGAAACTAAGGATGAGATTATCTCCACCGCAGAAAAGACAATcgaaatcaatttaaacacgGTTGACGATCCTTAAATCGTACTGATTGGCCAAAGTTTAAACCCTCAAGAGCGTTTGAAAATTGTTGAGCTACTAAAATCCAACAAAGACGTCTTCGCTTAGTCATACAAGGACATGCCAAGCATTGAGTCAAAGATCACAAGACATCACATTCCTCTATATCTTGACGCTAAGCCTGTGAAGCAAAAGCTCAAACGGATGAAAGTGGAAGTCGTGAAAAAAATCTGAGAGGAAGTTCGAAAGCAACTCGATGCTGGATTTCTCGAGGTAGTGGAATATCCTACCTGGATTGCCAACGTAGTAAATGTTCTGAAGAAAGTCAAAACATTACATGTGTGTTTGTAGATTATCGGGATCTGAACAAGGCCAGTCCTAAAGATCACTTCCTGCTACCACACATCTACATACAAGTCGATCACCCCGCCAATCATGAATtgttatcattcatggacggattTTCATGATACAACCAAATCCCGATGGTCCCGCAAGACAAGGAAAAGACCACATTTATAAAAGAAGTATGAACTTTCTATTATAGAGTCATGCCTTTTGGTCTTAAGAATGTGGGAGCCACCTATCAAAGGGAAGCCACTATGATCCTTCATGACACGATCCATATGGAGGTGGAAGTATATTTCGACTATATAATTGTCAAATCGAAGGATCGAGAAGAACATGTCCTAAACCTCGGAAAATTACTGCAATGAATCAGGATATTAGCCACGACTCAACCCGAAGAAATCCACCTTCGGAGTCACATCTGGTAAAATACTAGACTTCTTAATCACACAGAGGGGCATCAAAGCCGATCCCTCTAAGATTGAAGCAATCACGGCTATGCCGGTCTCTCGAAACGAAAGGGATGACCAcatatttttggataaaatccAATACATCGTCCGATTCATCAGCAAGCTTACTATGACATGCGATTCACTATTTAAACTACTGAAGAAATAACAAAAATTCGTATGAATGTCATGTTCTTCTTGAAGTAAATAATACTAGTATACCTATTTTAGAAACCTCATTTTCTGTTAcgacaaattatttaattagctTTATTTACACATTAATAGAAGAATGATTCACTTCTAAAAACACTTAAATTAAGGTCaaataatttgtgtttatttgcACATTAAGAGAACAATGATTCACTTCTAAAAACACTTAAATTAAAGTCACGGgctattaataatatatagtcgtgttaatttcttaaatttaaacaaaaataagtatcaTTTTcctttaaaatgataaaaatcacTTTAATATATAACACTCCCTctatgaatcttctctttctttcaagttttctttctttccttccaATTCTTTGGTTCCAATTCTTTCTTCCTACCCTGAAAGAACACTGCCGGAAGAATATGTCACAATCTCTTTTCGCAGAACAAAAGCTTCCACCTTCCATGAGGACCGTCTCCAGTTTCGAACTCCATAACCACCCATCCAATAGCGTTTGCTATTTCTGTGAGCTCTTTGATTATGGGCATAGTATCTCGAATAAAAACTCGGCCTCCTGGTCTTAGAATACGGTCCATCTCTAACATTATTTCCGTGATATCACATCTGTTAAATTTCCGAAACACAAAACCACTATTATTCCTTGTATAAGTGTAGCTAGTGATTAAgttttttgtttcttaaatGAGCTAgcaataacatttaaattaaaaaagtagcCAGAATTGTTACCTCTTTTCTTCCATTGAGAAGAGATCAGCTGCATTCAATATATCATAGGTTCTTGGGTATGTGTCAAATGGCTCACACCTACCAGAACCATAcaaagtatatattaataataacttcATATTATAATAAGCAATTAAACTAAATTACCTATGATTTTGGGAGTTACAATCCAAATCAATTCAATATAAAGGTATCATACAAAAGTATCACCTTCAAACATCTATCACAGACGATCTAGTTGTGTGATTGCTTTGAAATGTAAacagttatatatatagatctttTCAAAACGAAGTTTTTGAGTCTTCACTGAGCCCAATTGGTTACCACCTCCTACTGGAGGAGGAATTCAACAAATGAAGCTTCTTTGGAACACTAAGGCTTATttgttattacattttattatcaggaaaatttatatttgttatatttgtcAAAGATCGCAATTCACAAAAGGTTAAGTACATAACTAAACAATATCCTTACCAATCATGGCGAACTCCAATAAGCCCACGGTCATAAATAACTGGCAAAGTGTTTGAGCCACTAACAGGGACAACATTCATAACCCAACAATCGACCCCCAAATCATATAATGCTGCTGCAAAACTGAAGATTAAGGTCTAATTAGTTAGTGttttgatgtttttgttttaatccTTTCATAAAAAGAAATACATTTTTTTGAGTGAATTATTTGGTGCggtttatatttgtatttaatatttaagaatattataaaataaaataaaaaagtaatttagaATTTGTTTGGTCCTTCTTCGGtttgaattatttcaataaacaaagcaaatcaaatataatttcattcTCACTCTTATTTGtcacatttttaaattcattaaccaaaatattaaaatagcttctattttaaattattattttatttatatatattaataatctttaagtcttttataataaaaaaaaacatttttactctaaatcatcaaaatcaatcaattttttttctctcttaacttCTTAAATAACCCGACACCGAACAAGCCCttgatttgggttatttgagattgatttcaaataattcgCTGTTCAATCAACAATCTTCTAATACATCAATCattaaatcatcaatcaaaacaCTAAAATACcttcaattcaattttatcttttaaaatcattatatatttatacccttAAAGTTTCTTTAtccaaataatctaaaataacctcatatttaataatctacaccaaacaagattatttggaaaataaCCACTTGGTAATTGAAATTACCCAAGATCAGACAAGTCCTGATGAGATAAGGAGAGAATTGGATTAAATCCAATTAACCTTCGTCAAACAAGGCTTTAACTAGATCAAATAACTTATCTACTATTCAAAAAGCATAGAGTTCTAAGTGCATACCTTCCATAACCAGCCTTCATATCCATCACATTCCTCACTTTCAAATTATCCTTCCAATGGAAAACACTAACATACCCACTTGCAATATCGTTCCAGTATATAGAATCAGCATTAAGTAAATCTTTTCGAGAAATGTATGCGTCCATTTTAATGCTCATAAGCCTATCGGGTGGCCCATGTAGACGTGCAGGCCAATAACTGATATTTGAACCAGACCCATTTTCTGGTAAGCGAGAAAGACATGGTTTGACTTTGACATACCTGAAACGATGTTTTATGTAAGCTTTCATATTGTATAAGAATGAATGACTTTGACATTTTACTACCAGCTGTTATCTGGATCATCGTTAACATCGCATAGTGGAGGTTGTATGCTCTGATCACGATCAAGGTAACAACTATTGTTAAATGGCTTCTGCCATATGATAATgttgttttctttcttcatGATTTTCCAACAAATAAGCTCCGTGAATTCTACCATTTCTGTAAAAATGAAACGAAGATGATCAAGAAAATAGTTTTTTCACAAGGGTAGAATCCAGCTAGCTACCAACAGAAAATTTGGGATCACAACAAGCCTATTTGAAAACTactattttatcaaaatcacaGTCTCTTTGCAAAATCGTCAAAGTTGAATTGAAAACGATTTTTTTGTTAGGTGTAAGAGTTTTCCTGAGCTAGattatgttttaaatcataatcatattataatgtgattttttgtttcatttagtatttatttttcccCCACCGAAGTAGcttagtggtaagagtcggtttAAGAGACTAAAATATAATGACTTTGATTCCAATTGAAACGGGGACAATGgatgtggggtgtcatgctagttcccttaattcaaaaaaaattgttttttcatttatcaTCACCCCACTATAGTGTGATTTTTGACATCTTATTACATATTAACATACTATTTTTAGATCATTGTGattttacaaatataacaaaattagaTTTGTCCAGATGAAAAAAATGCATACCAAAACAGTTCACATTTTTcttagaaatgaaaaaaattatatgtgaaCTAATAATTTGGCAATTTCTCTATGAAATCGAGACACAACAAAAATTTGGGATAAATCCCATTTTCCAAATGAGTTGTGAATAGATATAGCAAAGTGATGTGCACCTTTCAATTGATCCAAGGTTTCATTGTTATCATTTGTGGGTTGTGCAGCCCAAACAAAGTAACCACCAGCCCTGAGGATTCTATTAACTTCAAGTAACAAAGTTCCATCTGCATCAAGTAACAGAAACTTAGAGCTTATTTGATGTTGGGATAACTTTTCCGTTTTCTTAttttggaaaaagaaaaagaaattgtttgatgaaaggtggattatttgggtaaatgactaaaatatcttttgtacaatatttaaaatgtcataaaaaataaagtataacaCATTGATGACGGGATAagagttatttggattaaattcaaataacccttcgTCATCAAGACTAAGGCATAAGATGAAAAATCAAAGGATTAGAATAAAAAGTTACCGTCAAGAGTCCAACTAATATGGCGAGCCGAAGAATGTATAAGGTCAAATGCTTGGCTAGGAAACTGAAAACGATACTGCGTAGAAAGTGGAACCACCATAGCAGGCAGTCCTCGTTCCAAAGCAAATTGAATATAGTGTGTATCATTGCCATCTTTTGGAGCGATTGTCAAAGTGGTGACATTATGGTCGAGCATGTATAAACCAAAACTTGCCATTCCAACACTCCCGATATCTAAGGCTACTCGAGTCCTCAGGCCAAAAGCGATTCTAGGCACCACCTGTTATCTCAAGAGAAAATTGGTTTATGTAGTTTCTTCCCATGCAATATGCCTGGAAATCGAATTAGAAGTTATAGAAGATAAAACCTTAGAGATCTGGTCAAAATACTGAGTTTCTTCTTCATGGAAAGGGAATGTGAACTTCTCTTCAAGCATGCTTGTATTTGCTACATTACTTGCCCATATCTGTACTGAGACAGTCAATGTTCTGTAAACATATtgcatatttcttttttttaaatgttaaagcTTGTATTAAATATAGTTGTCACGAATTGCATGTCAAGTCTTGGACATATGAGGTGAGCATTGTTCATTGAACAGCTTAACCATTGGTAAAAAGAAGACTTCTTGTAATACAAACATCAAGAaagtaaaagaagaagaagtaataATAGCTTGTGTTAAGTGAGAAATTAATTCAAGCCATAGTAGGGTATGAGAAAGAAAAAGGGGAAATGAGAAAGCATCCAATAATCTTTAAGAATGGATGTTATGAATCTTTGATCTAAACATATATAAACCAGGATCATAGAATGAGGTTGATGTTatgatcatttaaattaatttcaaataaacacttcAACACTGCCAGCAAAAAGgaaaaatctaaatttgttatatttgtcaaaaaaatcaaagtagTCTAGACAATAATCCAGATAAGGATCTAGAAGATTAATCAATGGATTATTATGCCAAGGTAGGAAAATCATGACAAAATTAGGAGAAATCAAGACTGCAGCATGACAATAATCCAGATCATGATCATAACTTCAACACTGCCAATAATGAAACAATTCTAGATTAAGATCATAGATATGATTCAGTGAAgcaagaaatggtgaagaaaggAAAAGAAGTAAGCAGTGGTACCTCATTCCTACTTTGGGGCCAAGGGATTCGTAGCTTGTAACCTTCCGGTCTCGGCACCACGCAGTTCAAGCTCTCCTTTGCTTCAGGGCAGTGCCGCCATTCCTTCATTCCTCCTTTCTCATAATCTAAACAGGGAATGTAATTCACCATCCTCCAATCGCACACTCTGTATTTTCCAACCTTCATCACCCTCGGCTTCCTCTGCTCCTCCCAATCTCTCTTGGGTTTTTCACTCTCACCCTTCTCCAGCAGTAGCTCTTCGAATTCCCCCACAACGAAATCGGACGTCATTACCCCGTACTCATCTATAATTCCCATCCTCTCGATGGCTACTGGTTGTGGTGGCGGTAGCCGCGACTGAGAAGGTGGAATTGTTGGGGAGGCATTGGTGGAAGGAGAGAAATCAGGTTGCATGTTTTGGAGGAAGGAATCAGAGAAGAGTAAACCTAtaaagaggagtgatagggagACGAGAGAGAAAGCGGCCAGTTGAGTGGAGCTTGGTGCCGGAATAAAGTCCGGCGATGATTTCATGGTGGATTTCATAGCTTGAGGAGGAAACATGGGGAGTGTGAACTGCATCTGAATCATATACGATCATGTGTACATAAGTGCAATGCATTGTGTTGTGTTTATAGACATCGGCATTAGCGCAGCCGAGCAGAGAGATGGCCGTCCACGCTACGGACATTGAAGAATCCAAGTTAGTTCTTCCAAGttgttattaattaagtttgaatttattcaaaacaaaagtttgtttttttctatCATTAAAGGTTGTACCCTTCACTTCTTTGACTCTTGATTGTCTAGAGAGGTGAGCTTGTGACTTTATATTGCAATGAGTATAATTACTTAGATTGATCAAAATTTTATCTCATATAggattattgaattaaataatgatAGCACTTTTATGTTCCAAATTCATTCtagaaaatatcatttatttatttttatactaatataatttatgtccatgaatttctaaaaaataaattctttataggagaaaaaattgtgaaaataacAATGTTTCTTTGTTACCATATGTCACAGTTATTCAGATGGAATAAAGATGTCAAGTACACGAGGTGCATTCTCTAAAAGTTTATGaatttttacatgtttttttattttgtgaaactctctagaattcgtaGAATTCCTTATTCTAGGTAGGTTATGAAACTCTCTAAAATTCTTTAGAAATTCCTAATTTTAGGTAAGGTCATGAAACTCTCTAAGAGAATTTAAGAATTCTAAAGTATGTTGACaggagaactctctagaattctttaGGAGTTCTCAAGAGTAGGTAGTTAATTGAATTCTCTAGAAGTCTCGAGGAATTCTTGGTTCTAGATTACGAAAAAGAAGAGTCTAGAAAATTCTATGTCAAGGAGGATTTAGAAAGATCTCtccacttgtatataaacaagtcttggcCATAAACCAAGCTCCTCACAATCTTATAACTCACACTTGTAAAACATTAAACAATAGACAAGTTattctccaaactctttctctctcaaagtgTTCATTTTTCTTGCATATTTTAAGATGCATACTAGTTAGGATTGTGGCAATCTAGATTAGTGTCGCGCGAGATGAGAAAATATTCAAGAACCGAGTTTCAACCCGTGACACATAGCTTgcatatgaaaatatattttttccctaAATATTGGTGTTGTTGGATTTTATCCCCTCAAGGACCAAAAAGACATTTAATTAGGCATTTTTTATTGTCCATTGTCTTTTGATATTTTCTAGCTGCAATTTCATATATAATGAATTGCagagttagaaaaaaaatagttgcaCAAGTTTCAATTATAGGTGTAACTCCCGGAAAAATTCTTTGATAGGTTTCCGTGAAAAATGTTCGAGAAATTTTAACATCGGATTGCGTGtcagtaattttatttttaattttaaaaataaaacattattttaaaggGTTTTCAAATGATCTCtgacaacttttgaaattaaataaaaaaataatcaatttgtggttcaattttaaatattccgGGGATTTACAACAATCAatttacaatttgatttttagaaattcgTTTGCTTAAATTTAGttcaaaagattatttattttgaaataaagtcgccaattaattttttaaaattaataaaaatgtcatatgtatacaaacgtattgacaagagtttcttttagtttgtaTTTTAGTGATACCCAGGAAATGGTTTttgcgcttcatcctccgtacccgttttaaaaatggtctttacttataaatttggctaTTGAAAATCagtgtataatgttttatttttaccaattatttttcCGGTCTTAAAAATGCATAAGATTTGTgcgttatttaaataattgtaaaaaacaattatttaaatgttggtacctatTGTTTATGAAAAATTAGAGAGGAGAGTACCTGAAGAACATAAGTCATTTAAAGACACTAAGTCTTAAACATAAATCCCAAACAGgcatttgtcaaaataattttggtgGAAAcaacccaaaaatattttgaaatcattttataattttttgggatttttagaaaatggtttgaggttttaaaattacaaaaataattttggattttgaaaatgaaaactaAATAGGCTTTAGGACCGGTGTCCTAAGCCTTGGGTTCGTTTTCATTGGTCGGGATACGAGACCCTCGGTTAGACCCATCGGTCCGGGCTAAGAAgtctcggtcgaggtgctaaaGACTCTCGATCCTTGGCTGAGATTATCGGTCGGGATGTAAAATCCACTAATCATGGGTTAGCCTTGGGCTATGTTCATCCGTCCAAGGTTTGAGAATCCTTGGTCCTAGGTCTGACCTCTCGGTCGGATGAAAAAGTCCTCGATCGGACCTCTCAGTCATGGCTAACAAGCCTTGGTCGGGGATGTTGGTCCTATGTTAAGTTTCtcagtcctcaagaacatcaaaattacaagttttgcaattttgatgggGCTTGGATTTTTCGATCCAAGTGCATGAGtaacttcacaaagctcccgTGAACATTTAGAATATCATCCTAATGTATcaattgaccatgatgattaatttgtttaaaacagtttataacaaaaaattagGTTCttagttttaaagttgttttgaggtGAAAGAAGCTagtcaatagcttccttatacctcatatacttaattatacaaaaacaagaacattgactgttcgtttggaccaaatcaaaactcaaaaatttcaatgatttagaaaattataattttaataaaaatgatcaggatgaatcaaacatgatccaaatagttgtccaacatcattacaattatgCTGAGAAGCTTTCTAGATTGTGATCCATGaggattagcccaagaacaacaaacctaatatttggattttttaaattcaaatttgggtattCCCAATCATCAAATTTAAGAACCAAACAATACACTAggttatgaaaactaaaatataaaatttttaatttaaaatggaagtatgaattaaaagatgattggaagcttaccaggtgttgaagaacactccttagaccttaaaGACGCTTTTGAGATGCCTGAATCCAAGCTTTAGAGACTTACAcagaaaaatttgaaaaatccgaagctttgagcttcaatggcGGATTTTTGATTTCTTTTGATTCAAGGCTTGAGATATTATCTCTTGCCTTGGATTTGTTCAAgaaggctatttatagccttctTGAATCGGTAGAggcttcaagtggatcgaatcatccaaaagtcattaatgatgTTTTGGCTGTTCTTCATCCCACTTGCTGAAATAGAGATGAATCATCCATATTGAAGTGGAAGAAATAATCActgaagtagggtgatcatttcagcttttgaatcagTCGATTTAGTTGACCGTGGAGAAAGTTCCATTATTGGAAAATCAAAAGATAAGTCATCATCATTATCCCTCCGGCGTCGCGATGAATAAGACAGTGGCGTccaaaatgacgtcgtttcgAGCGCATTTAACGATTGGGGGCATTCCATTAGTGGTCTGTTCAAATACGGACGTTCTGTTGTGTTTTAATGGACGAGGCTAACGTTCGCGTTAGCTGATCGGGTGCGACACGGGCGCGCGTTCCTCATGTTTCAACGGGCTACGCGGTCAACCTAATAGCGTTGAATGACAATCAAGCGCTCCATTCAAAGGCTCGAGGAATGCAAGGGAAGTTGAGGACTTCCTTTGGAATATGGAAAGGTACTTTCGGGCATCAAGCATACTTGATGATCGTACGAAGTTGGAAATATCACCTTTCTTCCTACAAGATATGACACTACTATGGTGGAGGAGGCATGAAGTATATATTGAACGAGGCACGTTGTGAATGGAGACGTTGGAGGATTTCAAGACCGAATTCAAGCGCCAATTCTTCCTAGAGAACGCCAATTCTGAGTCTAGGAAATGTTAAGTCAACTTACGCACAATAGGACCATCAAAgagtatgtgaaggagttccaagagttgatgctcgagttacctATTCCAATGGAACATGAGGCTTTGTTCGCGTTTATTAATTACCTACAAACTTGGGCGTAGTTAGAGATGAAAAAGGCCAATGTGTAGAACGTCTCCGAGGAAATTGCGATTGCAGAGAGACTAATCGAGATCAAGGTGTTCGTGGACAGGCCGAAGCTCATCTAAGGTGATGAAGAGAATGatgggggagaccgcccacatgacaaggagaaaggtgggggagaccgcccacccAAGAAGGGGAATCCACATAACAACTCAGGGAGGCAAGCCGACGAATCGGGTAAGCcaataaattatcatatttgtggtgctcataatcacataaagtttatgtgtTCGTTCAAGGGGGAAATGTTTGAGTAGTTAAGGGAATTGAGTCCTTAGAGGTGAAATAACAAACTCAAATAGGAACCCTTTAACTACTCAATGTTGTGAAAGCTAGTGTTGCAGAGTCGATCAAGGGAACAAGGAGGGGTTCGATGTTCGTGGAGGCCTTGATTAGGGGAAAGAATATCAAAACACTAGTGGATATTGGAGCTAGTCACAACTTCATGCGCGAAGGAGTGGCTAAGGCGTTGGATCTTCACATCAACCCAACGAGAGGGACAATGAAGTCCGTGAACTCAACAGCCAAGCTGGTGGTCGGAGAGGTAGAATAATGCACATCAGGATCGGAGATTAGAAGGGAACGACTTCGTTTACGTTAGTCCCTATAGATGACTACGATGTATTATTGGGACTACAATGGTTTGATCAGGTACATGCTTGTATAATGCCTTATTCTGATTCACTAATCATTTTGGATCATGGGAAGATTAACGTGATACCAACAAAAAGAGAATTAGAGGGAATTGGCATGTTCTTGGTGATGTGATTCAGCCGAGGTTGTAAACGGTGTAAAGGGACATTTG is drawn from Impatiens glandulifera chromosome 3, dImpGla2.1, whole genome shotgun sequence and contains these coding sequences:
- the LOC124930249 gene encoding probable methyltransferase PMT10, with the translated sequence MIQMQFTLPMFPPQAMKSTMKSSPDFIPAPSSTQLAAFSLVSLSLLFIGLLFSDSFLQNMQPDFSPSTNASPTIPPSQSRLPPPQPVAIERMGIIDEYGVMTSDFVVGEFEELLLEKGESEKPKRDWEEQRKPRVMKVGKYRVCDWRMVNYIPCLDYEKGGMKEWRHCPEAKESLNCVVPRPEGYKLRIPWPQSRNEIWASNVANTSMLEEKFTFPFHEEETQYFDQISKVVPRIAFGLRTRVALDIGSVGMASFGLYMLDHNVTTLTIAPKDGNDTHYIQFALERGLPAMVVPLSTQYRFQFPSQAFDLIHSSARHISWTLDDGTLLLEVNRILRAGGYFVWAAQPTNDNNETLDQLKEMVEFTELICWKIMKKENNIIIWQKPFNNSCYLDRDQSIQPPLCDVNDDPDNSWYVKVKPCLSRLPENGSGSNISYWPARLHGPPDRLMSIKMDAYISRKDLLNADSIYWNDIASGYVSVFHWKDNLKVRNVMDMKAGYGSFAAALYDLGVDCWVMNVVPVSGSNTLPVIYDRGLIGVRHDWCEPFDTYPRTYDILNAADLFSMEEKRCDITEIMLEMDRILRPGGRVFIRDTMPIIKELTEIANAIGWVVMEFETGDGPHGRWKLLFCEKRL